In Labrus mixtus chromosome 3, fLabMix1.1, whole genome shotgun sequence, a single window of DNA contains:
- the LOC132968577 gene encoding desmoplakin-B isoform X1: MSLYGSQNRLNMGRRTGSRGDLTGGMTQQYARSDVVHGGGNGYEPYLEGYNNTYTFTKSSSGGGMGGGMASGGGGMMSGSGLMMSGGGGTMSGGGMSASSLGAVHQRAMILQNQCQDYLKRSEYALQSGNNQDAQRYMAMAKETTEQLKGCAMDLRQMGQSPDNVVRTLEICNDQMKGVHMAMSGTLTRRRSTRGSSGGWEEPPRSFQDAMGWIAQQKRLIETAPWGDDAETINQQLVSHQRFHSSIQRSPEMERARDELVKKGDKASLHALDQEWDSLQKLSFGRSEQLQELQHIIQEMSKEIMWVNEKEEKELMFDWGDKNVDQYIPKKQESYSKLMSSLEDKEKDLNKLKAKVDTLLKNNHPAADKIEAYKDTLQTQWSWLLQITKCIDTHLKENSAYSQFFREANETYSSLQNEHETVRKKFICDKNTSLEDLLDLLRGLEREKEKIMQNKRQVHHLVNQSKNIVRLKPRNPEEKSSSQVIVKSLCDFKQDQKVICKHDEAILKDNSQRSKWNVTGPGGLDMTVPSVCLLVPPPNPISISLANKNEQYYDAIMSIWNQLYINAKSLVAWQYCLLDLKRINSLTISMLAKMRPEEYRQLIKSLEIHFEEFKLSSMDSQMFGDEDKKTIESQFNGAQNHYEQLVVQLPTYIIQEETEVNQAAELQRQQELLLLQQQQQAAAEAEAWRLEEERRRAELERQARKKAERDAAKKEQMIKSEVRKEVKAEKKKVIVSSSRSLSELHALRLRLDGAEDTLSQHVHICLGDDGVHDCGIRISQLEMVQRDVDSMRDEFLRLRERITKELEGMNDADKAQFLRSEIGIIDQRLASLDSSSTAYLQRLQALRNMLDSVARAEDIVKVYEARLTEKETTSLTPSEVEEYMSALMKMRSDLDQKKGILASMEADLAQASHWNGQVGAPFHRCDIMLSKYNEQVSQLSDRWRRITGQIDTRVQDLQSYEPQLQRYKQTSSSLSDWIDTTKRKQDTLQATKINSIPVLKEHIDTQKALNSDIKSKRGTVDSVLRDNEACVTSVKDYESDLNSYTSGLETLLNIPIKRTMLKSPSMDLNQEATQLQTRYMELFTQSADYHKYLGELLKNMEELKMRNTRIDLLEEELRLLREDMRDRNSKNKSLEDELARAQLELSMSKDQLFSMEKVTVSTAREVSATRDSLDSSHSQLADLNDQVARLKYLLEEEKRKKKLAEERYTHQQEEYELVLSRRQKELETVSWSKVELEKSVTNKEQEIEQLRWQLADEASRVKELQKEISKVRSQCSTEINNLKLNFESQIQVSRTDVQRLAAQKDEDTSELRLQYDRTVAERKDLEEELRRLRLSLNQAEEKSKRAEEESQSQHAVITEEGRRRRELESKVDGLMRQRDEQSSQYEEELADVLKRLQDKSEELVYITHSLEEETRRRKTIEEGQDVLEQTLSQMQSKLSSSSMTAAQLRERKDELEKLRLELERESKERSRVEQNMSRLQGRMKDLQAMRDGLESQVENLRVANQVEIARRKQIETELDKTTTTMTEYNRTINTLRQSQENASMSGKRVEEERLRLQGELEESLRRNKTSAEQTKQLSAELKALQQQLLQEQTRVKEANLKNESLYKTIEERNMALNESTSEVQRLKDMTESQTKERLRLEEELRTIRQEKVELLRTKQGHSDELSSQITALQLQLQASERSNVDYRNLVSELSSEREKLMLEAEKIQKQATEITATMQSIQSKYNDIVTERDDLLRRLKLSDNDRDSLQRLEDELNRLKLSLESELRNKQRLQEENDRLKRDVGNWKVQFESKQEVIKQYETDKNRLEREKNSLNSEIERLMRELRELEEMYKSKLSAIQKELKDMAALRQNMEAELRKSREPPALDASNVIFDGVRKKVTADQLLDCGVLDKPTFSQLAKGHKTVPEVSADKKINLKGTGPIAGVIVEGQKGSGSANGLLFKMTFAEAKKENLLPPDSIDLLLDAQAATGHIIDPRTNQKFTVEEACDQGVVAEKDKARLLAAEAAAVGYSGSATSKPLSAYEAMKKGLINKNTTLRLLQAQEAVGGILDPKLSVFLPKETAVERKLIDDSIYRALNQRPELYLDPESEEGVTYMSLKRRCKVELNTGLLLLPVPEKLDPSKLVFDGVRKPVTAKQLVDCDVLDKQTLKDLEKGKKSVSEVSLDKKVYLKGTGSIAGVAAGPSGKMSLTEAKKQKLMTADCADLLLDAQAATGHIIDPTTNEKLKVEEACAIGLVDNKDRGRLLAAEAAAVGFKDPSTVKPLSVFEAMTKGLIDEKTGLRLLQAQESAGGILDPTLSVFLPRDMAIKRNILDEDLCRALNRKPECYLDPDTQQGTTYISLKKTCKVDPRTGLLLLPEPKKPVTVQGLRDQVSVMDLVDANLLKRSDMDKLREGRLTSRDIEDRLGSYLRGSTCIAGIYDEANEKVLPIYQAMKDGLLKPGTTLELLEAQAASGFIVDPVNNHFLSVSDAYSKRLFGPEYKDSLLSAERAVTGYQVPGTDKVISLFQAIERGLVEKGHGIRLLEAQIASGGIIDPEHSHRIDVDVAYEKGYFDERMNRVLSSPNAETKGFFDPNTEENLTYKELKKACITDRKTGLILLPIIDKSKLESTTRKRRVIIVDPETNREMTVREAYDKGLIDYDTFIDLSEQECEWEEITITAQDGSTQFKLVDSKTGREYDITELLEKRVISQSDLDQYKSRIITLTQFADIITKKTRGLSRPSAASGNSLTSLSSSSSRTLAPQGSSSVTFSSSSSSSRTSTTPSTASVTSSSTLRNSGGSASSTLTSSSSSSAPPRPSSPSLAKMTTTRTTTLTERSSKSSSTSRDMPDSARNISSVSVTLSSPVVTVGEQEPVGAVFDTENFEKISIFEALNRGLVDTITAQRLLEAQACTGGIINPKNGNRLGIQEASRLGIIDENMASKLKPAQKAYIGFEDVKTRKKMSAAEAIKEKWLPYEAGHRFLEFQYITGGFHDPETGCRRTIQDALQMGWLDERTAQKLQDVKKQTKNLTCPKSKLKISYTDALANCMSEERTGVRMLPASSVSSSGISSPYNVSSAPGSTTGSRSGSQRGSRRGSVDLGSPGATTSRYTFSSFNSSSTSSR, translated from the exons ATGAGTCTGTACGGATCTCAGAATCGCTTGAATATGGGTCGAAGGACCGGTTCCAGAGGCGACCTAACCGGCGGGATGACCCAACAGTACGCGCGGAGCGATGTCGTGCACGGAGGCGGTAATGGATACGAGCCGTACTTGGAAGGATACAACAACACCTACACCTTCACAAAGTCCTCCTCGGGCGGAGGTATGGGAGGCGGCATGGCGAGCGGTGGAGGAGGAATGATGAGCGGTAGCGGTCTGATGATGAGCGGTGGAGGAGGAACGATGA GCGGTGGAGGAATGAG TGCGTCCAGCCTCGGTGCCGTCCACCAGAGGGCCATGATCCTGCAGAACCAGTGCCAGGATTACCTGAAGAGATCTGAATACGCCCTGCAGTCT GGTAATAACCAAGATGCCCAGCGCTACATGGCGATGGCTAAAGAGACCACCGAGCAGCTGAAGGGCTGCGCGATGGACCTGAGACAGATGGGACAATCCCCCGACAACGTGGTCAGGAC CCTTGAGATTTGTAACGACCAGATGAAGGGGGTCCACATGGCCATGTCAGGCACcctgacgaggaggaggagcaccAGAGGGAGCTCCGGAGGCTGGGAGGAGCCTCCGAGGAGCTTCCAGGACGCGATGGGCTGGATAGCACAGCAAAAG CGTTTGATTGAAACGGCTCCCTGGGGGGACGATGCTGAGACCATCAATCAGCAACTGGTCAGCCACCAGAGGTTTCACAGCTCCATCCAGAGGAGCCCCGAGATGGAGCGGGCCAGAGACGAACTG GTTAAGAAAGGAGACAAAGCAAGTCTTCATGCTCTGGACCAAGAGTGGGACAGTTTACAG AAACTGTCGTTTGGGCGGTCCGAGCAGCTGCAGGAACTGCAGCACATCATTCAGGAGATGTCCAAAGAGATCATGTGGGTGAAcgaaaaagaggagaaggagctgATGTTTGACTGGGGAGACAAAAACGTCGACCAGTACATCCCGAAGAAACAGGAGAGCTACTCG AAACTGATGAGCTCCCTGGAGGACAAAGAGAAGGACCTGAACAAACTGAAAGCCAAAGTGGACACCCTCCTGAAGAACAACCACCCGGCTGCAGACAAGATCGAG GCCTACAAAGACACTCTGCAGACTCAGTGGAGTTGGCTTCTTCAGATCACCAAGTGCATCGACACTCATTTGAAGGAGAACTCGGCTTACAGTCAG ttctTCAGAGAGGCTAACGAGACGTACAGCTCCCTGCAAAATGAGCATGAGACGGTCCGTAAAAAGTTCATCTGCGACAAGAACACATCACTGGAGGACCTGTTGGACCTCCTCAGGGGACTGGAG agggagaaggagaagatCATGCAGAACAAGAGGCAGGTTCACCATCTGGTCAACCAGTCCAAGAACATCGTGAGGCTGAAACCCAGAAACCCAGAAGAGAAGAGCAGCAGCCAGGTCATCGTCAAGTCGCTGTGTGACTTCAAACAAGACCAG AAGGTGATCTGTAAGCACGACGAGGCGATCCTGAAGGACAACAGTCAGCGCAGTAAGTGGAACGTTACAGGCCCCGGAGGACTGGATATGACGGTGCCCTCTGTGTGCCTACTGGTCCCGCCTCCCAACCCAATCAGCATCAGCCTGGCCAACAA GAACGAGCAGTACTACGACGCCATCATGTCCATCTGGAATCAGCTGTACATCAACGCGAAGAGTCTGGTCGCCTGGCAGTACTGTCTCCTGGATCTCAAACGCATCAACTCGCTCACCATCTCCATG ctggCCAAGATGCGTCCCGAGGAGTACCGCCAGCTCATCAAGAGCTTGGAGATTCACTTTGAGGAGTTCAAATTGAGCTCCATGGACTCCCAGATGTTTGGAGATGAGGACAAGAAGACCATAGAGAGCCAGTTCAACGGAGCCCAGAACCACTACGAACAGCTGGTGGTGCAGCTGCCCACATACA TTatacaggaagagacagaagtTAATCAAGCAGCCGAGCTGCAGCGCCAACAGGAGCTGCTTTTactccagcagcagcaacaagcTGCAGCCGAAGCGGAGGCCTGGAGGCTGGAGGAAGAAAGGCGGAGAGCCGAGCTGGAAAGGCAGGCGAGgaagaaagcagagagagatgcggcaaaaaaagagcaaatgaTCAAGAGCGAAGTCAGGAAAGAGGTAAAGgcggagaagaagaaggtgatAGTCTCCTCTTCTCGAAGCTTGTCTGAGCTGCACGCGCTCAGACTGAGGCTAGATGGCGCTGAGGACACGCTGAGTCAGCACGTTCACATCTGTCTTGGAGACGACGGGGTGCACGACTGCGGCATCAGGATCTCTCAGTTAGAG ATGGTGCAGCGTGACGTCGACTCGATGCGTGACGAGTTCTTGCGTCTGAGGGAGCGTATCACGAAGGAGCTGGAGGGCATGAATGATGCAGATAAAGCTCAGTTCCTCCGCAGTGAGATCGGAATCATCGACCAAAGACTGGCCAGTTTGGATAGCAGCTCAACGGCTTACCTACAGCG gctGCAGGCTCTAAGGAACATGCTGGATAGTGTGGCTCGAGCTGAAGACATTGTGAAAGTTTACGAGGCGAGactgacagagaaagagaccaCCTCTCTGACTCCCAGTGAAGTGGAGGAGTACATGTCGGCCCTGatg AAAATGAGATCAGACCTGGATCAGAAGAAAGGCATTCTGGCCTCCATGGAGGCAGACCTGGCCCAGGCCAGTCACTGGAACGGCCAGGTGGGGGCGCCTTTCCACAGGTGTGACATTATGCTGTCCAAATACAACGAGCAGGTGAGCCAGCTGTCAGACCGCTGGAGACGAATCACGGGCCAGATTGACACCAG GGTCCAAGATCTGCAGTCGTATGAGCCTCAGCTGCAGCGCTACAAACAAACCAGCTCCTCCCTCAGTGACTGGATTGATactacaaagagaaaacaagacacCCTGCAGGCCACCAAGATCAATAGCATCCCAGTGCTGAAAGAGCACATTGACACCCAGAAG GCTCTGAACTCAGACATCAAATCCAAGAGGGGGACAGTAGACAGCGTGCTTAGGGACAATGAAGCCTGTGTGACTTCTGTCAAG gactATGAATCAGACCTCAACTCTTACACGTCTGGTTTGGAGACTTTGCTAAACATCCCGATCAAGAGGACCATGCTGAAGTCGCCATCGATGGATCTTAATCAAGAG gcTACACAGCTGCAGACTCGTTACATGGAGCTGTTCACTCAGTCTGCTGACTACCACAAATATCTGGGAGAGCTGCTCAAAAACATGGAGGAGCTCAAG ATGCGTAACACCAGGATTGACCTTTTAGAAGAAGAACTCCGCCTGCTGAGAGAAGACATGCGTGATCGAAACTCCAAGAACAAATCTCTGGAAGATGAACTTGCTCGCGCTCAGCTGGAGCTGAGCATGTCTAAAGACCAGCTGTTCTCGATGGAAAAGGTGACAGTAAGCACAGCGCGGGAGGTCAGCGCTACCCGGGATAGCCTGGACAGCTCCCATAGCCAGCTGGCAGACCTCAACGATCAGGTTGCACGTCTGAAGTATTTGcttgaggaagaaaagaggaagaagaagctggCAGAGGAGCGCTACACTCATCAGCAAGAGGAGTATGAATTAGTGCTGAGTAGGAGACAGAAAGAGCTGGAGACGGTTAGCTGGTCCAAGGTGGAGTTAGAGAAGAGTGTTACGAATAAAGAGCAGGAGATCGAACAGCTGCGGTGGCAGCTGGCGGATGAGGCATCGAGGGTGAAGGAGCTACAAAAGGAGATTTCAAAGGTAAGGAGCCAATGCAGTACGGAGATCAATAATTTAAAACTCAACTTCGAATCCCAGATCCAAGTTAGCCGCACAGACGTGCAGAGGCTGGCAGCCCAGAAGGATGAGGATACGTCTGAGCTCCGGCTGCAGTATGACAGGACTGTGGCAGAGAGGAAGGATCTGGAGGAGGAGCTCAGGAGGCTCAGGTTGTCTCTGAACCAGGCTGAGGAAAAAAGCAAGCgggcagaagaagaaagtcaaAGTCAGCATGCTGTCATCACAGAGGAAGGGCGCAGGAGGAGAGAACTGGAGAGTAAGGTGGACGGGCTCATGAGGCAGAGAGATGAACAAAGCAGCCAGTATGAGGAAGAGCTGGCTGATGTCTTGAAGCGACTGCAGGATAAAAGTGAGGAGCTGGTCTACATCACACACAGTCTGGAGGAGGAGACCCGGAGGAGGAAGACTATAGAGGAAGGGCAGGATGTCCTTGAACAGACCTTGTCCCAGATGCAGTCGAAGCTGAGTAGTTCTTCAATGACTGCTGCCCAGCTTCGGGAGCGCAAGGATGAGCTCGAGAAGTTGCGTCTGGAACTGGAGAGGGAGAGCAAGGAAAGAAGCAGAGTAGAACAGAACATGAGCAGGTTACAGGGGCGCATGAAGGACCTTCAGGCTATGAGAGATGGGCTTGAGAGTCAAGTGGAGAACCTGAGGGTGGCTAACCAAGTGGAGATAGCTAGAAGaaagcagatagaaacagaactggACAAGACCACCACAACAATGACAGAGTACAACCGCACCATTAATACGCTACGCCAGAGCCAAGAGAATGCCAGCATGTCAGGGAAGAGAGTTGAAGAAGAGCGTCTTAGGTTGCAGGGGGAGCTGGAGGAAAGCCTGAGACGAAACAAAACCTCTGCAGAGCAAACGAAACAGCTTAGTGCTGAGCTGAAGGCCCTGCAGCAACAACTCCTCCAAGAGCAGACCAGAGTCAAAGAGGCAAACCTTAAGAATGAGAGTCTGTACAAAACTATAGAGGAGAGGAATATGGCGCTGAATGAAAGCACCTCTGAGGTTCAGAGGCTGAAGGACATGACAGAGAGCCAGACCAAAGAGAGGCTGAGGCTGGAGGAAGAGCTAAGGACAATCCGGCAAGAAAAAGTGGAACTCCTGAGAACCAAACAGGGACACAGTGATGAGCTATCCTCCCAGATTACAGCcctgcagctgcagcttcagGCCAGTGAGCGCAGCAATGTAGATTACCGAAACCTGGTCTCAGAGCTCTCCTCGGAGAGGGAGAAACTCATGCTGGAGGCtgagaaaatacaaaagcaGGCCACCGAG atcACAGCCACGATGCAGTCAATCCAATCTAAGTACAATGACATTGTGACTGAGAGAGATGATCTGTTACGTAGACTGAAACTGTCAGACAATGACAGAGACAGCCTCCAAAGGCTAGAGGACGAGCTCAATCGCCTTAAACTGTCCCTCGAGTCTGAGCTTCGCAATAAGCAGCGTCTACAGGAGGAGAATGATAGGTTAAAGAGAGATGTAGGTAACTGGAAGGTCCAGTTTGAAAGCAAGCAGGAGGTGATCAAGCAGTATGAAACGGACAAGAACCGTCTGGAGAGGGAAAAGAATTCGCTGAACAGCGAGATAGAGAGGCTGATGAGAGAACTCAGGGAGCTTGAAGAGATGTATAAAAGTAAGCTGTCAGCCATCCAGAAAGAACTGAAAGACATGGCTGCTCTCAGACAAAACATGGAAGCTGAGCTGAGGAAATCTAGAGAGCCTCCAGCCTTGGATGCCTCCAATGTGATTTTCGATGGAGTCCGCAAAAAAGTCACAGCAGACCAGTTGCTTGACTGTGGTGTTTTGGACAAACCAACATTTAGCCAGCTTGCTAAGGGGCATAAGACTGTTCCTGAAGTGTCTGCTGACAAAAAGATTAACCTGAAGGGTACAGGCCCAATAGCTGGGGTGATAGTTGAAGGCCAGAAAGGTTCAGGATCTGCGAATGGTCTCCTATTCAAAATGACATTCGCTGAAGCCAAGAAAGAGAATCTTCTGCCACCAGATAGCATcgacctgctactggatgctcaGGCCGCCACAGGCCACATAATTGATCCCAGGACCAATCAGAAGTTTACAGTTGAGGAGGCATGTGACCAAGGTGTGGTTGCTGAAAAGGACAAAGCAAGGTTGctagcagcagaagcagcagctgtaGGATACAGTGGTTCTGCAACAAGCAAACCCCTTTCAGCATATGAGGCCATGAAGAAAGGACTTATTAACAAGAACACAACACTGCGCCTCCTACAAGCCCAGGAGGCTGTGGGAGGCATCCTAGATCCAAAACTCAGTGTGTTCCTTCCCAAAGAGACAGCCGTTGAGCGTAAACTAATTGATGATAGCATATACCGTGCTCTGAATCAAAGACCTGAGCTCTACCTGGACCCAGAGAGTGAAGAGGGTGTAACATACATGTCACTGAAGAGGAGATGTAAGGTAGAGCTAAACACTGGCCTCCTGCTTCTTCCTGTCCCTGAGAAGTTAGATCCCTCTAAACTTGTCTTTGATGGTGTTCGCAAACCTGTCACAGCCAAGCAGCTGGTTGATTGTGATGTGCTAGACAAGCAAACGTTAAAAGATCTGGAAAAGGGGAAGAAATCTGTCTCAGAGGTGTCTTTGGATAAGAAGGTCTACCTAAAGGGGACTGGATCGATCGCTGGTGTGGCTGCTGGACCTTCAGGGAAAATGTCTCTAACAGAGGCCAAGAAACAGAAGCTCATGACTGCTGACTGTGCAGATCTGCTTCTAGATGCCCAGGCAGCCACTGGTCACATCATTGACCCAACAACCAATGAAAAGCTGAAAGTAGAGGAAGCATGTGCCATCGGATTGGTGGACAATAAGGATCGAGGTAGACTCCTAGcagcagaggctgctgctgtggGTTTCAAGGACCCCAGCACAGTGAAGCCTCTTTCAGTGTTTGAAGCCATGACGAAGGGACTGATTGATGAGAAGACAGGGCTACGTCTGCTGCAGGCCCAGGAGTCTGCAGGTGGCATTCTAGACCCAACCCTTAGCGTGTTCCTCCCCAGAGACATGGCTATAAAGCGAAACATTTTGGATGAGGACCTCTGTCGTGCTCTAAACAGGAAGCCTGAATGCTACCTTGACCCAGACACCCAACAAGGAACTACCTATATATCTCTGAAGAAAACATGCAAAGTAGATCCACGCACAGGGCTTCTGCTTCTTCCTGAACCTAAAAAGCCTGTAACAGTCCAGGGGCTTCGGGACCAGGTGTCCGTCATGGATCTAGTGGATGCAAATCTGCTGAAACGTTCTGATATGGACAAACTGAGGGAGGGCAGATTGACAAGCAGGGACATTGAAGACCGTCTGGGATCCTACCTGAGAGGTTCTACCTGCATAGCAGGAATTTACGATGAGGCCAATGAGAAGGTGCTGCCCATTTATCAGGCCATGAAAGATGGACTGTTGAAACCTGGGACCACTCTAGAACTACTTGAGGCCCAGGCTGCTTCAGGCTTTATAGTTGATCCTGTCAACAACCATTTCCTGAGTGTAAGTGATGCCTACAGCAAAAGACTGTTTGGTCCAGAGTATAAAGACTCCCTTCTATCAGCAGAGAGGGCTGTGACTGGCTACCAAGTGCCTGGCACAGACAAGGTTATCTCCCTCTTTCAGGCCATAGAGAGAGGTCTAGTGGAGAAAGGTCATGGTATCCGACTGCTAGAGGCACAGATTGCCAGTGGTGGCATCATTGACCCTGAACACAGCCATCGTATTGATGTGGACGTAGCCTACGAGAAGGGTTACTTTGATGAGAGAATGAACAGGGTCCTGAGCAGTCCGAATGCTGAAACTAAGGGTTTCTTTGACCCTAACACAGAGGAAAACCTAACCTATAAGGAGCTTAAGAAGGCCTGTATcacagacaggaagactggCCTCATCCTTTTGCCCATCATAGACAAGTCAAAGCTGGAGTCGACGACGAGAAAGAGGAGAGTAATAATCGTCGACCCGGAGACAAATAGAGAGATGACAGTGCGTGAAGCATATGACAAAGGATTGATCGATTACGACACATTCATCGATCTGTCTGAGCAGGAGTGTGAGTGGGAAGAGATCACTATTACTGCTCAGGATGGTTCCACACAATTTAAGTTAGTTGACAGTAAGACAGGAAGAGAGTATGATATTACTGAGCTGCTCGAAAAGAGAGTGATTAGTCAGTCAGATCTAGATCAGTACAAATCACGCATCATCACCCTTACTCAGTTTGCAGATATCATAACAAAGAAGACCAGAGGCCTATCAAGACCATCAGCAGCCTCAGGTAATTCCTTGACATCTttgtcatcttcttcttcaagaACTTTAGCCCCCCAGGGTTCATCTTCAGTGACATTTTCAtcgtcatcttcttcttctagaACATCAACGACGCCAAGCACAGCGTCAGTAACATCGTCATCAACTTTGAGAAACTCAGGAGGGTCAGCTTCATCAACTTTgacatcctcctcatcatcatcagctcCACCCAGACCCTCATCACCATCCCTTGCCAAAATGACCACAACAAGAACTACCACTCTCACAGAACGAAGCTCCAAATCAAGCAGTACTTCTCGGGACATGCCTGACTCTGCCAGAAATATATCCAGTGTATCAGTTACTCTGTCCTCCCCTGTTGTAACTGTAGGTGAACAGGAACCTGTAGGTGCAGTCTTTGACACAGAGAATTTCGAGAAAATATCCATCTTTGAGGCTTTAAATCGCGGTCTGGTGGATACTATCACCGCCCAGAGATTGCTGGAGGCCCAGGCATGCACTGGAGGAATCATTAATCCCAAAAATGGCAACAGGCTTGGCATCCAAGAGGCTTCACGTCTTGGCATTATAGATGAGAACATGGCCTCCAAGCTTAAGCCTGCCCAGAAAGCTTACATTGGCTTTGAGGATGTAAAAACCAGGAAGAAGATGTCTGCTGCGGAGGCCATTAAGGAGAAATGGCTGCCATATGAGGCAGGGCACAGGTTCCTGGAGTTCCAGTATATAACTGGGGGCTTTCATGACCCAGAAACGGGCTGTAGAAGAACCATACAAGATGCTTTGCAAATGGGCTGGCTGGACGAGAGGACggctcagaagctccaagatgtcaaaaagcaaacaaagaacCTGACATGCCCAAAGAGCAAACTTAAGATCTCATACACGGACGCTCTGGCTA